In Amyelois transitella isolate CPQ chromosome 3, ilAmyTran1.1, whole genome shotgun sequence, a single genomic region encodes these proteins:
- the LOC106138171 gene encoding uncharacterized protein LOC106138171, whose protein sequence is MKLSLVFELLLIFILLAFAAQAKNIRKQKNNNKKGIQNRNDAEKPDDNTINKYCKCQESLCNCCRDFDLPVVNLNGPGCASLRYLSGDKMSVSLSFGRKVITNRTLSGKKPSPVCMPLPGGISKFCGRVYNIARAGEDFRACLGLELQSKSAVEAAVRVSCFKFGPRGVTSEQADPLPLVPQNEREEDDDDDDDDDDDDVDFDLGDDDDDDDDEAVNDVESADYTGFSLLSEDLLGGLFGTSGGKKPNKHRKKQAPAPTPSTSTTLSTTTRRPRPSRRPTRRPTRSTTPRTTGTAKPTTVRVRPSGNRRPTRKPGRRPTRKPTTPILIDSPTTSTMVMSSTEAVSVAISSSTQVPARNDMISTAQDQTFEPIAFVTQKPATTASATTIKSVTNFEDPGLEMSLAHITGQLSVMPAKPITSDTGKESIMAVENEQLNYEKIETITKVPPTVPLVTPVPNSDEMIQIVHSLDSQSEEHNVNKDETSADESRAHIMNAAVPNDFYEGLSLKPKKKSRNNDYDLDDLDVLNLDQIGKTVGQELGIFGNNNKHNKNNRNKKVRDGKKDEDYSVIGLDSLESFIGLDNGKQNKKHRRRQNKMMRGEWSEPQV, encoded by the exons ATGAAGCTCTCCCTGGTATTTGAGCTTTTGCTCATATTCATACTTTTGGCTTTTGCGGCGCAAGCTAAGAACATAA gaaaacaaaagaataacaacaaaaaaggCATTCAAAACAGGAATGATGCAGAGAAGCCTGACGATAATACCATAAACAAGTACTGCAAATGTCAAGAATCTCTGTGCAATTGCTGCAGGGATTTCGATCTCCCTGTGGTCAACTTAAATGGTCCAG GATGTGCTTCGCTGAGGTATCTAAGCGGAGATAAAATGTCGGTGTCCCTGAGCTTCGGAAGGAAAGTTATCACTAACCGAACCCTTTCAG gcAAAAAACCTAGTCCAGTATGCATGCCACTTCCTGGAGGAATATCGAAATTCTGTGGACGAGTGTACAACATCGCCCGGGCAGGGGAAGATTTCAGAGCGTGCCTTGGGCTAGAACTACAGTCCAAGAGCGCTGTCGAAGCAGCCGTCAGAGTGTCTTGTTTCAAATTCGGCCCCAGAGGAGTTACTTCTGAACAAGCAGACCCCTTACCCTTAGTTCCTCAAAATGAAAGGGAAGAAGATGATGACGACgacgatgatgatgatgacgaCGATGTAGACTTTGATCTTGGTGATGACGACgacgatgatgatgatg AAGCTGTAAATGACGTCGAAAGTGCAGACTATACTGGTTTCAGTCTTCTATCTGAAGATTTACTGGGAGGACTCTTCGGAACCTCTGGTGGTAAAAAGCCAAAtaaacatagaaaaaaacaagcTCCGGCTCCTACTCCTTCAACTTCGACTACTCTTTCAACGACCACAAGACGGCCTAGACCATCGCGTCGACCTACGAGGAGACCGACTAGGTCGACAACTCCCAGAACAACAGGCACAGCAAAACCCACTACAGTTCGAGTAAGACCTTCAGGCAATAGGAGACCCACCAGAAAACCAGGCAGACGACCGACTAGAAAACCAACAACCCCCATTTTAATTGATAGTCCCACTACATCAACAATGGTAATGTCATCTACAGAAGCTGTATCTGTGGCAATATCCTCGAGTACTCAAGTTCCTGCACGAAATGATATGATATCTACAGCTCAAGATCAAACTTTTGAACCTATTGCTTTCGTAACACAAAAACCTGCAACTACTGCATCTGCAACAACCATAAAAAGTGTAACTAATTTCGAAGACCCTGGTTTAGAAATGTCTCTCGCACATATAACCGGCCAGTTATCAGTAATGCCTGCTAAGCCAATAACTTCAGACACAGGTAAAGAATCAATTATGGCCGTTGAGAACGAGCAACTGAATTACgaaaaaattgaaacaatCACAAAAGTACCACCTACGGTGCCACTCGTCACTCCTGTTCCCAACAGTGATgaaatgattcaaatagtacaCAGTTTAGATTCACAATCTGAGGAACATAACGTCAATAAGGATGAAACATCAGCTGATGAAAGTCGTGCTCATATTATGAATGCAGCTGTACCTAATGATTTTTATGAGGGGTTAAGTTTAAAACCGAAGAAGAAAAGCCGCAATAATGACTACGACTTAGATGATTTGgatgtattaaatttagatcAAATAGGCAAAACCGTCGGACAAGAATTAGGAATTTTTGGCAACAATAACAagcataacaaaaataatagaaataaaaaagtgcgAGATGGTAAAAAAGATGAAGATTACTCTGTTATAGGGTTAGACTCACTGGAATCTTTTATTGGACTGGATAACGGCAAACAAAACAAGAAACACAGGAGAAGACAAAACAAGATGATGCGTGGCGAGTGGTCTGAACCTCAAGTATGA
- the LOC132902699 gene encoding uncharacterized protein LOC132902699 produces MHHMEVPDSSLILLDRLKLRSPMWEYARHRGKQTEQTSQNSTSSSSSESTGLGPCSCAMGVCKCCTGYVLDLFNQKACMKVTYTPGDFAFDVAMSLNDRILYENSMSGKNPQPICISPPRLPNLKVCAKFYDVYFPGRNFHFCLSMNGVWRSFPLFNMAFDCLRMGSNGIAMVKPGESDGLVVVNPQGGYDAVIDAGEDDVEDYDENVVKSLLDLFDR; encoded by the exons ATGCACCACATGGAGGTGCCTGATAGTTCATTGATACTGTTAGACCGTTTGAAGTTACGATCACCTATGTGGGAATATGCCAGACATAGAGGAAAGCAAACGGAACAAACTTCCCAGAATTCAACATCGTCTTCATCGTCTGAATCAACGGGACTCGGCCCTTGTTCCTGTGCTATGGGTGTTTGCAAATGTTGTACGGGCTATGTTCTGGACTTATTCAATCAAAAAGCTTGTATGAAGGTCACGTATACGCCGGGAGACTTTGCTTTTGATGTCGCCATGTCGCTCAATGATAGGATCCTTTACGAAAATTCCATGTCAG GTAAAAACCCTCAGCCGATATGTATAAGTCCGCCAAGGCTACCGAACTTGAAAGTGTGTGCGAAATTTTATGATGTTTACTTCCCAGGAAGAAACTTTCACTTTTGCTTGTCAATGAATGGAGTTTGGCGATCATTCCCGTTATTTAATATGGCATTTGACTGTTTAAG GATGGGATCTAACGGAATAGCCATGGTGAAACCTGGCGAGAGCGATGGTCTCGTCGTGGTGAACCCACAAGGCGGTTATGATGCAGTTATTGATGCTGGAGAAGACGACGTTGAAGATTACGACGAGAACGTTGTTAAATCGCTATTAGATTTGTTCGACAGATAA
- the LOC106138142 gene encoding uncharacterized protein LOC106138142, whose protein sequence is MRFSIQILLLLIYCFISCTGYSGEYFLKEDRPYDPFEIRIPQTIWRQALRPTPVLKSPVTIVVPVHVQSEEDYIEADEDDLQDTTETVQVEETTVQSDPIVEDPVVANDTVVANATTVEDEIITTTTPAPEEVTGQVFRFPCACRNGECGCCTGAILQRFNMKACGNISFIPEDFVFDVRLSVNNRTVVRRRVSASDPPPICFNPGRAPFVEICAEISNIRIRNRNAYACLDIDANIGGFPVYSASFRCFGLGTKGIQTGLKPKPVSSGPKPVSLFGGGGGGSSSDDGGGILGNVAGAVLGEEGGIFGGGGSDDDDDDDDGPFGAIGDAVGDLFDGRKLN, encoded by the exons atgagGTTTTCAATAcagattttattacttttaatttattgttttatctcGTGCACTGGATATTCAG gtgaatattttttaaaagaagacAGACCCTATGATCCGTTTGAAATCAGAATTCCGCAAACAATATGGCGTCAAGCATTACGTCCCACTCCAGTCTTAAAGTCACCTGTTACCATTGTAGTACCGGTTCATGTGCAAAGTGAAGAAGATTATATTGAAGCTGATGAAGATGATCTACAAGATACAACAGAAACTGTTCAAGTAGAAGAGACCACTGTGCAAAGTGATCCTATAGTGGAAGACCCGGTTGTAGCCAACGACACTGTGGTAGCAAATGCTACTACAGTAGAAGATGAAATAATTACAACAACTACACCAGCACCTGAAGAAGTAACGGGGCAAGTGTTTCGGTTTCCATGCGCTTGCAGAAATGGCGAATGTGGATGTTGTACTGGTGCTATTTTACAGAGATTTAATATGAAAGCATGtggaaatatttcatttatccctgaagattttgtttttgatgtaAGACTAAGTGTTAACAATAGAACCGTTGTCCGTAGAAGAGTTTCAG caAGTGATCCTCCGCCAATATGTTTCAATCCGGGAAGGGCTCCGTTTGTAGAAATTTGTGCAGAAATATCAAATATCAGGATACGCAACAGAAACGCTTACGCCTGTTTGGATATCGATGCAAACATTGGCGGGTTTCCGGTTTACTCGGCTTCATTCAGGTGTTTCGG gttagGAACAAAAGGAATACAAACAGGTCTAAAACCGAAGCCAGTTTCGTCTGGTCCGAAACCCGTCAGTTTGTTCGGAGGCGGTGGTGGCGGAAGCAGCAGCGATGATGGCGGTGGCATTTTGGGAAACGTAGCCGGAGCTGTTCTAGGGGAAGAGGGTGGAATCTTCGGAGGTGGAGGttctgatgatgatgatgacgatGACGATGGGCCTTTTGGAGCGATTGGCGATGCCGTTGGAGACTTGTTTGATGGAAGAAAGTTGAACTAA